In Microbacterium enclense, one genomic interval encodes:
- a CDS encoding TetR/AcrR family transcriptional regulator C-terminal domain-containing protein yields the protein MDPPRRGPQRGLSVERVVEAALAIADSEGIEGLSMGAVAARLETGPMTLYRYVPSKAVLTLLLADRAQLAPNRSDPTGQWRDDLRSWSRTFRDIYDAHPWLLDVPITGAPLLPNEVANLEVGLRAIAPAGLDAPQSLLVLRSLAAFVRNEAIQRRSLASGSLDMHAYAEALTGLINEADHATLCGILAGDALRVDDLEDDFEPGIALLIDGIDAGGRPA from the coding sequence ATGGATCCGCCCCGCCGCGGTCCGCAGCGCGGCCTGAGCGTGGAGAGGGTGGTGGAGGCCGCTTTGGCTATCGCCGACTCGGAGGGAATCGAGGGGCTGTCCATGGGTGCGGTCGCCGCGCGACTCGAGACGGGGCCCATGACCTTGTACCGGTACGTGCCGTCGAAAGCCGTGCTGACCCTTCTCCTCGCCGACCGCGCCCAGCTCGCACCGAATCGCAGCGACCCTACAGGGCAGTGGCGCGATGACCTGCGGTCCTGGAGCCGAACATTTCGCGACATCTACGACGCGCACCCGTGGCTCCTCGACGTGCCCATCACGGGCGCGCCCCTGTTGCCCAACGAGGTCGCGAATCTCGAAGTGGGGCTGCGTGCGATCGCGCCCGCCGGACTGGACGCCCCGCAATCGCTCCTCGTGCTCAGGTCGCTGGCGGCGTTCGTCCGCAACGAGGCCATCCAGCGTCGCAGCCTCGCGAGCGGATCGCTTGACATGCACGCCTACGCTGAAGCGCTGACAGGGCTGATCAACGAGGCCGACCACGCCACGCTGTGCGGCATCCTGGCCGGGGATGCCCTCCGCGTCGACGATCTCGAGGATGACTTCGAGCCCGGCATAGCGCTCCTGATCGACGGCATCGACGCCGGCGGGCGACCCGCGTGA
- a CDS encoding adenine phosphoribosyltransferase has translation MPDASALSHAESLITSIPDYPQPGIVFRDITPLLTNATALRTVVEALVEPFAGRFDAVAGVEARGFLLAGAAAIAANVGLMPIRKAGKLPRPAAAVEYDLEYGSATIEMHDDNAAGARVLLLDDVLATGGTLAAGRELLEAVGSEVVGIATLLEIDALGGRAALGGDVHSVFHV, from the coding sequence GTGCCCGACGCCTCCGCTCTCTCCCACGCTGAATCGCTGATCACGAGCATCCCCGATTACCCCCAGCCGGGCATCGTGTTCCGCGACATCACGCCTCTGCTGACGAATGCCACGGCCCTGCGCACCGTCGTCGAGGCGCTCGTCGAGCCCTTCGCCGGCCGCTTCGACGCCGTCGCCGGGGTCGAAGCTCGAGGCTTCCTGCTCGCGGGGGCCGCGGCGATCGCCGCGAACGTCGGCCTCATGCCGATCCGTAAGGCCGGCAAACTGCCCCGCCCCGCCGCCGCGGTCGAGTACGACCTCGAGTACGGCTCGGCCACCATCGAGATGCACGACGACAACGCCGCGGGCGCGCGGGTCCTCCTGCTCGACGACGTGCTCGCCACCGGTGGCACTCTCGCCGCGGGGCGCGAACTGCTCGAGGCCGTCGGCAGCGAGGTCGTCGGCATCGCGACGCTGCTCGAGATCGATGCCCTCGGCGGCCGCGCGGCGCTCGGCGGCGACGTGCACTCCGTCTTCCACGTCTGA
- a CDS encoding glycoside hydrolase family 13 protein yields MTFTQQDSRPELASAPGSEWWRTAVIYQIYPRSFADASGDGLGDLPGVTAHLDDLRQLGVDAIWLSPFQTSPQKDAGYDVADYRDVDPIFGTLADFDEMLAGAHERGIRVIVDLVPNHSSDQHAWFQEALKAGPGSPERARYIFRDGTGENGELPPNNWESVFGGGMWKRVTEADGTPGQWYLHIFDESQPDFDWTNEEVRAEFRDILRFWLDRGVDGFRVDVAHGLIKADGLPDFTPDPDGGSMGGDAEEVPYWGQPGVHDVWREWHEVLAAYDGDRALCAEAWLPTVKQTALWVRPDEMHQAFNFHYLETKWDAAALRDVITESLEEYGAVGAPSTWVLSNHDVVRHASRLALTAENPQGAGIGPKSPGQPDPVKGLRRARAATSLMLALPGSSYLYQGEELGLPEVIDLPDDARQDPTWFRTNGERYGRDGCRVPIPWTADAPAYGFNSTGDSWLPQPAEWAALARDVQVDDPASTLSLYRSLLAERRTRNLGAGDVEWLEAYGDDVVAFRNGSLLVIANLGGDAVELPAGEVIVASGPLDGNRLPTDTTVWIAAA; encoded by the coding sequence ATGACTTTCACGCAGCAGGACTCGCGACCCGAACTCGCGTCCGCCCCCGGCTCGGAATGGTGGCGCACCGCCGTCATCTACCAGATCTACCCGCGCTCCTTCGCCGACGCGTCCGGCGACGGTCTGGGCGACCTGCCCGGCGTCACCGCCCACCTCGACGACCTGCGGCAGCTGGGAGTGGATGCCATCTGGCTCAGCCCCTTCCAGACCTCGCCGCAGAAGGACGCGGGGTACGACGTCGCCGATTACCGCGACGTCGACCCGATCTTCGGCACCCTGGCCGACTTCGACGAAATGCTCGCGGGCGCGCACGAGCGCGGCATCCGGGTCATCGTCGATCTCGTCCCGAACCACTCCAGCGATCAGCACGCGTGGTTCCAGGAGGCGCTGAAGGCCGGCCCCGGCAGCCCGGAGCGGGCGCGATACATCTTCCGCGACGGCACGGGCGAGAACGGCGAGCTTCCCCCCAACAACTGGGAGAGCGTGTTCGGCGGCGGCATGTGGAAGCGCGTGACCGAGGCCGACGGCACCCCCGGCCAGTGGTACCTGCACATCTTCGACGAGAGCCAGCCCGACTTCGACTGGACCAACGAGGAGGTGCGCGCGGAGTTCCGCGACATCCTGCGCTTCTGGCTCGACCGCGGAGTCGACGGCTTCCGCGTCGACGTCGCGCACGGCCTCATCAAGGCCGACGGCCTGCCCGACTTCACTCCCGACCCCGACGGCGGCTCGATGGGCGGCGACGCCGAGGAGGTCCCGTACTGGGGACAGCCCGGCGTGCACGACGTCTGGCGCGAGTGGCACGAGGTGCTCGCCGCCTACGACGGCGACCGCGCGCTGTGCGCCGAGGCGTGGCTGCCGACGGTGAAGCAGACCGCGCTGTGGGTGCGTCCCGACGAGATGCACCAGGCGTTCAACTTCCACTACCTCGAGACGAAATGGGATGCCGCCGCCCTCCGCGACGTGATCACCGAGTCGCTCGAGGAGTACGGCGCCGTCGGCGCCCCGAGCACGTGGGTCCTGTCGAACCACGACGTCGTGCGCCACGCCTCGCGCCTCGCGCTGACCGCGGAGAACCCGCAGGGCGCCGGCATCGGCCCGAAGTCGCCCGGCCAGCCCGACCCCGTGAAGGGTCTGCGCCGCGCCCGCGCCGCGACCTCGCTCATGCTCGCGCTGCCCGGCTCGTCGTACCTGTACCAGGGCGAGGAGCTCGGCCTGCCCGAGGTCATCGACCTCCCCGACGACGCGCGCCAGGACCCGACGTGGTTCCGCACGAACGGCGAACGCTACGGCCGCGACGGCTGCCGCGTGCCGATCCCGTGGACCGCCGACGCACCCGCCTACGGCTTCAACAGCACCGGGGATTCGTGGCTCCCGCAGCCCGCGGAGTGGGCCGCGCTCGCGCGCGACGTGCAGGTCGACGACCCCGCCTCGACGCTGTCGCTCTACCGTTCGCTGCTCGCCGAACGCCGCACCCGCAACCTCGGCGCCGGCGACGTGGAGTGGCTCGAAGCGTATGGCGACGACGTCGTGGCGTTCCGCAACGGCTCGCTGCTGGTCATCGCGAACCTCGGCGGCGACGCCGTCGAGCTTCCCGCCGGCGAGGTGATCGTCGCGAGTGGTCCGCTCGACGGCAATCGTCTGCCGACCGATACGACCGTCTGGATCGCCGCGGCGTAA
- a CDS encoding LacI family DNA-binding transcriptional regulator translates to MAGIDDVARAAGVSTATVSRALSGRGPVSSATRDRVLAAADRLGYVVSAAASTLATGRARAVGVLVPFLDRWFFSTVLAGISDALVREGYDITLYGVSADPGDRRRVFDDHLRRRRIDAVITISIEMDAAESSLLRSLGVPVVSIGGPNPLLTTLTVDDRAVGRLATQHLIALGHRRVTHIGADPTIDAGSSVPALRRRGFTETMDAIGAAAVFEPADFTIEGGSAAATRALHGDTPPTAIFAASDEMAIGAILAARELGARVPEDVSIIGVDGHELGRWFGLTTVDQFARGQGERAAEAALAELDGADPAPGLGTLPFELVDRGSTAPVAAPPVDAPQADAPPA, encoded by the coding sequence GTGGCCGGTATCGACGACGTCGCCCGGGCGGCGGGCGTGTCGACGGCCACGGTCTCGCGGGCTCTGAGCGGACGCGGCCCGGTCTCGTCCGCGACCCGCGACCGCGTGCTGGCCGCGGCCGATCGTCTCGGATACGTCGTGTCGGCCGCCGCGTCGACTCTGGCGACCGGCCGGGCGCGGGCTGTCGGGGTGCTCGTGCCGTTCCTCGACCGGTGGTTCTTCAGCACCGTGCTCGCGGGCATCTCCGACGCCCTGGTGCGCGAGGGCTACGACATCACGCTGTACGGCGTCAGCGCCGACCCGGGCGACCGTCGTCGCGTCTTCGACGACCACCTGCGCCGCCGACGGATCGACGCCGTCATCACGATCTCGATCGAGATGGATGCCGCCGAGTCGTCGCTCCTGCGCAGCCTCGGCGTCCCGGTGGTCTCGATCGGCGGCCCGAACCCGTTGCTGACGACGCTCACCGTCGACGACCGCGCCGTGGGACGCCTCGCGACCCAGCACCTCATCGCCCTCGGCCATCGCCGCGTGACACACATCGGCGCCGATCCGACGATCGACGCGGGATCATCGGTTCCGGCGCTCCGTCGGCGCGGTTTCACCGAGACGATGGATGCCATCGGCGCCGCCGCCGTGTTCGAGCCCGCCGACTTCACCATCGAGGGCGGCTCCGCGGCGGCGACACGCGCGCTCCACGGCGACACGCCCCCGACCGCGATCTTCGCCGCGTCGGACGAGATGGCGATCGGGGCGATCCTCGCCGCTCGCGAGCTCGGCGCCCGGGTTCCCGAGGACGTGTCGATCATCGGCGTCGACGGGCACGAGCTCGGCCGCTGGTTCGGCCTGACCACGGTCGATCAGTTCGCGCGCGGTCAGGGTGAGCGCGCGGCCGAGGCGGCCCTCGCCGAGCTCGACGGAGCGGACCCCGCTCCGGGCCTGGGCACGCTGCCGTTCGAGCTGGTCGACCGCGGCTCCACGGCCCCGGTGGCAGCGCCACCGGTCGACGCCCCACAGGCCGACGCGCCGCCGGCGTGA
- a CDS encoding septum formation family protein, translating into MPEPLELHLTLPAGPARDAVATALSEQGFTVNATATGSLDVSRGSLGTTLVAGAFAGQDMHVRFDVHVRDTPEGAVAEFVHSAAGGFFKGGAVGAVKAGDVVREAAHLAGVRLAQQGLIVGAVPVPPAPAADAGVAPTPGMAPTPGAAPSEGVPAYAGAASIPPPVDYANRTNVVAIFAIVLGFLVPIGGIIAGAIGLAQVKRTGEKGRGLAITGIVVGSVMTVLGTIAVIAFIALVVVGGAAREAANPGDGGVFDPNGGAPSQVLSLQVGECLDDVSTGIITTDNLVDCDSPHTYEVFGDVAVPDGAFPGESAIDTTAQRSCDEAFASYVGVPYDESTLDYSYVGPSSDTWDLGDRQIACLLTDPAGETTGSLANSGR; encoded by the coding sequence ATGCCCGAGCCGCTCGAACTTCATCTGACCCTCCCCGCCGGACCGGCCCGCGACGCCGTCGCCACGGCCCTGTCCGAACAGGGCTTCACCGTGAACGCCACGGCGACGGGTTCGCTCGACGTCTCTCGCGGGAGCCTGGGCACGACCCTCGTGGCCGGAGCCTTCGCCGGGCAGGACATGCACGTGCGCTTCGACGTGCACGTGCGAGACACCCCCGAGGGGGCGGTGGCCGAGTTCGTCCACTCCGCCGCGGGCGGATTCTTCAAGGGCGGTGCCGTCGGCGCGGTGAAAGCCGGCGACGTCGTGCGCGAAGCGGCGCACCTCGCGGGCGTCCGTCTCGCGCAGCAGGGTCTCATCGTCGGAGCCGTCCCCGTCCCCCCGGCCCCCGCGGCCGATGCGGGAGTGGCGCCGACGCCGGGAATGGCGCCGACGCCGGGTGCCGCGCCGTCGGAGGGGGTTCCGGCGTACGCCGGGGCGGCATCCATCCCTCCGCCCGTCGACTACGCCAATCGCACGAACGTCGTGGCGATCTTCGCGATCGTCCTCGGGTTCCTCGTCCCGATCGGCGGCATCATCGCCGGCGCCATCGGCCTCGCGCAGGTCAAGCGCACCGGCGAGAAGGGCCGGGGTCTCGCGATCACCGGCATCGTCGTCGGTTCGGTGATGACCGTTCTCGGCACGATCGCCGTCATCGCGTTCATCGCCCTCGTCGTCGTCGGAGGCGCAGCGAGAGAAGCCGCGAACCCGGGAGACGGGGGCGTGTTCGACCCGAACGGGGGTGCTCCCTCGCAGGTGCTCTCGCTCCAGGTCGGCGAATGCCTCGACGACGTCTCGACGGGCATCATCACCACCGACAACCTCGTCGACTGCGACTCTCCGCACACGTACGAAGTGTTCGGCGACGTGGCGGTTCCCGACGGCGCCTTCCCGGGCGAGTCCGCCATCGACACGACGGCACAGCGGTCGTGTGACGAGGCCTTCGCCTCGTACGTGGGCGTCCCCTACGACGAGTCGACCCTCGACTACAGCTACGTCGGCCCCTCCAGCGACACGTGGGACCTGGGCGACCGCCAGATCGCCTGCCTCCTCACCGACCCGGCGGGCGAGACGACCGGGTCGTTGGCGAACTCCGGGCGCTGA
- a CDS encoding FAD-dependent oxidoreductase → MTGTEFDYLIVGGGMVADTAARGIREIDADGSIGILSDDVDEPYTRPALSKKLWTDDEFTWEKVPLGTADDTGADIRLRTRATAIRPEAHEVDAAGETFSYRKLLLATGGKPVPLPIDDHSDGERVLTFRTAEDYRRLRSLAADVERIAVVGGGYIGSELAAALVQNGVDTVLIHTGAVLGDAVFPAALAERFEKLFRDAGVEIVAGSKVAGGEADATGARLELENGDEIRADAVVSGLGIEVAAALAEDAGITVDDGIVVDAQLRTSLDGIWAAGDVASYPDRLLGRRRVEHVDNANEQGKAAGRNLAGAAEPYTHTPYYYSAVFGIRYEAVGTLDADLETIEDWIDPERGVVYYLDDDRVVGVLLWNVEDARDAARAVLAEADTLSRADLAGRIR, encoded by the coding sequence ATGACCGGGACTGAATTCGACTACCTCATCGTCGGCGGCGGCATGGTCGCCGACACCGCCGCCCGCGGCATCCGCGAGATCGACGCCGACGGCTCGATCGGCATCCTGAGCGACGACGTCGACGAGCCCTACACGCGCCCCGCGCTCAGCAAGAAGCTGTGGACCGACGACGAGTTCACCTGGGAGAAGGTGCCGCTCGGCACCGCCGACGACACGGGTGCCGACATCCGCCTGCGCACGCGCGCCACGGCGATCCGCCCCGAGGCACACGAAGTGGATGCCGCCGGCGAGACGTTCTCGTACCGCAAGCTGCTCCTCGCCACGGGAGGAAAGCCCGTGCCCCTGCCGATCGACGACCACTCCGACGGCGAACGCGTGCTCACCTTCCGCACGGCAGAGGACTACCGCCGCTTGCGTTCCCTCGCGGCCGATGTCGAGCGCATCGCCGTCGTCGGTGGCGGCTACATCGGCTCCGAGCTCGCCGCCGCCCTCGTGCAGAACGGCGTCGACACCGTCCTGATCCACACCGGCGCGGTCCTCGGTGACGCCGTCTTCCCCGCCGCCCTCGCCGAGCGTTTCGAGAAGCTGTTCCGCGATGCGGGCGTCGAGATCGTCGCCGGCAGCAAGGTCGCCGGGGGAGAAGCGGATGCCACCGGGGCCCGCCTCGAGCTCGAGAACGGCGACGAGATCCGTGCGGATGCCGTGGTGAGCGGTCTCGGTATCGAGGTCGCCGCGGCGCTCGCCGAGGACGCGGGCATCACCGTCGACGACGGGATCGTCGTCGACGCGCAGCTGCGGACTTCGCTCGACGGGATCTGGGCCGCCGGAGACGTCGCGAGCTACCCCGACCGCCTGCTCGGGCGTCGCCGCGTCGAGCACGTCGACAACGCCAACGAGCAGGGAAAAGCCGCGGGCCGCAACCTCGCGGGTGCCGCCGAGCCGTACACGCATACGCCGTACTACTACTCCGCGGTGTTCGGGATCCGGTATGAAGCGGTCGGAACCCTGGATGCCGACCTCGAGACGATCGAGGACTGGATCGACCCTGAGCGCGGCGTCGTCTACTACCTCGACGACGACCGCGTGGTCGGCGTCCTGTTGTGGAACGTCGAGGACGCGCGCGACGCCGCACGCGCCGTGCTCGCCGAGGCCGACACACTCTCGCGCGCGGACCTCGCGGGGCGTATCCGGTAA
- a CDS encoding amidohydrolase: MSVDLESLYTDLHSHPELSFQETRTAGVIARHLADLGLEVEEGVGRTGIVTRIDNGEGPVVWLRADTDGLPVEEQTGLAYASTARGTDPAGNAVPVMHACGHDMHITAMIGALERLVATTDEWSGTVIAVFQPAEEYGAGARAMLDDGILDRYPKPDIVLGQHVTPLPAGTIGVRPGTQMAASDGLTVVLHGRGGHGSRPHSTIDPVVMAAATVMRLQTVVSRETDPRDVAVVTVGSIHAGLKNNIIPAEAKLELSLRYPDDAARERVLEKVERIVRAEAQASGAEQTPTITTDHTLPPTINDPDATARLTAAFRRAFGEDSVVDPGMFTGSEDVSWFARDAGVPLVYWFWGGVDPQTFADALAGGTIERDIPTNHSPFFAPVMQPTIDRGVENLVVAAREFLG, encoded by the coding sequence ATGAGCGTCGACCTCGAGAGCCTGTACACCGATCTGCACTCCCACCCCGAGCTGTCGTTCCAAGAGACGCGGACGGCTGGGGTCATCGCACGCCACCTCGCCGATCTCGGCCTCGAGGTCGAAGAGGGCGTGGGCCGCACGGGCATCGTGACGCGCATCGACAACGGCGAGGGCCCGGTGGTCTGGCTGCGAGCCGACACCGACGGCCTCCCCGTCGAGGAGCAGACGGGTCTCGCCTACGCCAGCACCGCCCGCGGCACCGACCCGGCCGGCAATGCCGTCCCCGTGATGCACGCGTGCGGTCACGACATGCACATCACCGCGATGATCGGGGCGCTCGAGCGACTCGTCGCGACCACCGACGAGTGGTCGGGCACGGTGATCGCCGTCTTCCAGCCCGCCGAGGAGTACGGCGCCGGTGCCCGGGCGATGCTGGACGACGGCATCCTCGACCGCTACCCGAAGCCCGACATCGTGCTCGGCCAGCACGTCACGCCCCTGCCCGCCGGAACGATCGGCGTGCGCCCCGGGACCCAGATGGCGGCATCCGACGGACTGACCGTGGTCCTGCACGGCCGCGGCGGCCACGGCTCGCGCCCGCACTCGACCATCGACCCGGTCGTCATGGCCGCCGCCACCGTCATGCGCCTGCAGACCGTGGTGTCGCGCGAGACCGACCCACGCGATGTGGCCGTCGTGACCGTCGGATCGATCCACGCGGGGCTGAAGAACAACATCATCCCGGCCGAGGCCAAGCTCGAGCTGAGCCTGCGCTACCCCGACGACGCCGCGCGCGAGCGCGTGCTCGAGAAGGTCGAGCGCATCGTCCGCGCCGAGGCGCAGGCCTCGGGTGCCGAGCAGACGCCGACCATCACGACGGACCACACCCTGCCGCCGACCATCAACGATCCGGATGCCACGGCCCGCCTGACCGCGGCCTTCCGTCGAGCGTTCGGCGAGGACAGCGTCGTCGATCCGGGGATGTTCACCGGAAGCGAGGACGTGTCGTGGTTCGCGCGCGACGCGGGCGTCCCCCTCGTCTACTGGTTCTGGGGCGGAGTGGACCCGCAGACCTTCGCGGATGCCCTGGCGGGCGGGACGATCGAACGCGACATCCCCACCAACCACTCCCCGTTCTTCGCCCCGGTCATGCAGCCGACGATCGACCGCGGCGTCGAGAACCTCGTGGTGGCGGCGCGGGAGTTCCTGGGTTGA
- a CDS encoding alpha-galactosidase — translation MTTMQPAAAGTTPTLTWGNDLVTLTFEWGEDTPVSCSALTVAGRTVAVHRVPAVEVLTADAGHRPASGRLAHTEHGARLRYVDHREIRDAERRTLVIRERSGELETRLELSAREGVAAVTSRVIVSNVGDGRIVLRAVASWSAGFTTRDHDGDALADWARVTGTNDWLGEGRWTRTPLRGPDFVPLAEHLTGHNPRGAFAAVSTGTWSTAHQLPTGILESPERSLALAWQIEHNGAWRWEIGEDTAGGYLALSGPTDADAAWSRVLAPAESFESVPATLALGVDAVDAIGALTDHRRATRRAHPDNAAMPVIFNDYMNTLDGDPTTEKLLPLIRAAAEVGAEVFCIDAGWYDDSGFWWDSVGAWMPSTTRFPGGFGEVIDAIRAEGMIAGLWLEPEVVGIQSPIAGTLPVEAFLQRNGERVVEHDRFHLDLRHPAARAHLDAVVDRLVSEFGIGFFKIDYNINPGPGTDLDADSVGDGLLGHNRAHLDWLDGVLDRHPDLIIENCSSGAMRMDYAMLSRLAMQSTSDQQDFRKYPPIAASAPVSVLPEQAASWAYPQPEMDAEESAFCLVTGLLGRFYASGHLNRMSTEQRSRVATAIEVAQQLRAEIATARPHWPLGLPGWDDAWLALGLGGTDGDLVSIWRRGGADATTLSFPHLVGHDVEVTTVFPRDLPAWHTDWDATTGTLHVRGTDTRLAARTLRLSHRPPEVDDDARTGSH, via the coding sequence ATGACGACGATGCAGCCCGCAGCCGCCGGCACCACCCCCACCCTCACGTGGGGGAACGACCTGGTGACGCTGACCTTCGAGTGGGGCGAGGACACCCCCGTCAGCTGCTCCGCCCTCACGGTGGCCGGTCGCACCGTCGCTGTCCACCGCGTTCCCGCGGTCGAAGTCCTCACCGCTGACGCCGGCCATCGCCCCGCGTCCGGCCGACTGGCCCACACCGAGCACGGTGCACGCCTTCGCTACGTCGACCACCGCGAGATCAGGGATGCCGAGCGACGGACGCTCGTGATCCGCGAACGTTCCGGCGAGCTCGAGACCCGGCTCGAACTCTCGGCTCGCGAGGGGGTCGCCGCCGTCACCAGCCGGGTGATCGTGAGCAACGTCGGCGACGGGCGTATCGTGCTGCGGGCCGTGGCATCGTGGTCAGCCGGGTTCACCACCCGCGACCACGACGGCGACGCTCTCGCCGACTGGGCGCGCGTCACCGGCACCAACGACTGGCTCGGCGAGGGTCGCTGGACGCGCACTCCCCTGCGTGGCCCCGACTTCGTTCCCCTCGCCGAGCACCTCACCGGCCACAACCCTCGCGGCGCGTTCGCCGCGGTGTCCACCGGCACGTGGTCGACCGCGCACCAGCTGCCGACCGGGATCCTCGAGTCGCCCGAGCGGTCTCTCGCCCTCGCCTGGCAGATCGAGCACAACGGTGCGTGGCGATGGGAGATCGGCGAAGACACCGCGGGGGGCTACCTCGCCCTCTCCGGCCCCACCGACGCCGACGCGGCGTGGAGCCGCGTGCTGGCCCCCGCGGAGAGCTTCGAGAGCGTCCCCGCGACACTCGCCCTCGGCGTGGACGCCGTCGACGCCATCGGAGCCCTCACCGACCACCGTCGTGCCACGCGCCGCGCGCATCCCGACAACGCCGCGATGCCCGTGATCTTCAACGACTACATGAACACGCTCGACGGCGACCCCACCACGGAAAAGCTCCTCCCCCTCATCCGCGCGGCCGCCGAGGTGGGCGCCGAGGTGTTCTGCATCGACGCCGGCTGGTACGACGACTCGGGCTTCTGGTGGGATTCCGTGGGCGCCTGGATGCCGTCGACCACCCGCTTCCCGGGCGGCTTCGGCGAAGTGATCGACGCGATCCGCGCCGAAGGGATGATCGCGGGGCTCTGGCTGGAGCCCGAGGTGGTCGGCATCCAGAGTCCGATCGCCGGCACTCTGCCCGTGGAGGCCTTCCTGCAACGCAACGGGGAGCGCGTCGTGGAGCACGACCGATTCCACCTCGACCTGCGCCACCCCGCCGCGCGGGCACACCTCGACGCCGTGGTCGATCGCTTGGTGTCGGAGTTCGGGATCGGATTCTTCAAGATCGACTACAACATCAACCCCGGGCCCGGCACCGATCTCGACGCCGACAGCGTCGGCGACGGCCTCCTGGGCCACAACCGCGCGCACCTGGACTGGCTCGACGGCGTGCTGGACCGGCATCCGGATCTCATCATCGAGAACTGCAGCTCGGGAGCGATGCGCATGGACTACGCGATGCTCTCCCGCCTGGCGATGCAGTCGACATCCGACCAGCAAGACTTCCGCAAGTACCCCCCGATCGCCGCGAGCGCACCGGTGTCGGTCCTCCCCGAGCAGGCGGCGAGCTGGGCCTACCCCCAACCCGAGATGGATGCCGAGGAGTCGGCGTTCTGCCTCGTCACCGGCCTGCTCGGCCGTTTCTATGCCTCGGGCCACCTCAACCGCATGAGCACCGAGCAGCGTTCTCGCGTCGCCACCGCCATCGAGGTCGCGCAGCAGCTGCGCGCCGAGATCGCGACGGCGCGGCCGCACTGGCCGCTCGGCCTCCCCGGCTGGGACGACGCGTGGCTCGCACTGGGGCTCGGCGGCACCGACGGCGACCTCGTCTCGATCTGGCGGCGAGGTGGCGCGGACGCGACCACGCTGTCGTTCCCTCACCTCGTCGGTCACGACGTCGAGGTGACCACGGTCTTCCCCCGGGACCTCCCCGCCTGGCACACCGATTGGGATGCCACGACGGGAACCCTCCACGTGCGCGGCACCGATACCCGTCTCGCCGCGCGCACCCTGCGTCTGTCACATCGACCCCCCGAGGTCGACGACGACGCCCGCACCGGATCACACTGA